A window of the Microvirga terrae genome harbors these coding sequences:
- the rpsQ gene encoding 30S ribosomal protein S17, whose translation MPKRVLQGVVVSDKQDKTVVVKVERRFTHPVMKKTVRKTKNYHAHDENNTAKVGDTVFIEETKPLSKLKTWVLVDQAKA comes from the coding sequence ATGCCGAAGCGCGTTTTGCAGGGCGTCGTTGTCAGCGACAAGCAGGACAAGACGGTCGTTGTGAAGGTGGAACGCCGTTTCACGCACCCGGTCATGAAGAAGACCGTGCGTAAGACGAAGAACTACCATGCTCACGACGAGAACAACACAGCCAAGGTGGGCGACACGGTCTTCATCGAAGAGACCAAGCCGCTCTCCAAACTGAAGACCTGGGTGCTCGTCGACCAAGCGAAGGCTTAA
- a CDS encoding 50S ribosomal protein L23, producing MSLDPRHYDVIVSPVITEKATTLSEQNKVVFKVRLDATKPQIKEAVEKLFDVKVKSVNTLVTKGKVKMFRGTRGQRSDVKKAVVTLVEGQTIDVTTGL from the coding sequence ATGAGCCTGGACCCGCGCCATTACGATGTGATCGTAAGCCCGGTCATCACCGAGAAGGCCACGACCCTGTCCGAACAGAACAAGGTCGTCTTCAAGGTGCGGCTGGATGCGACGAAGCCGCAGATTAAGGAAGCGGTTGAGAAGCTGTTCGATGTCAAGGTGAAGAGCGTCAACACGCTTGTCACCAAGGGCAAAGTGAAGATGTTCCGCGGCACCCGCGGCCAGCGGTCGGACGTGAAGAAGGCGGTTGTAACCCTCGTTGAGGGCCAGACCATCGACGTCACGACGGGCCTCTGA
- the rpsC gene encoding 30S ribosomal protein S3, translating into MGQKVNPIGLRLGINRTWDSRWFAGKGEYAKLMHEDMAIREALMKQLKQAAVSKIVIERPHKKCRVTIHSGRPGVVIGKKGADIEKLRKLVSKMTDADVAINIVEVRKPEVDATLVADSIAQQLERRVAFRRAMKRAVQSAMRLGAEGIRINCSGRLGGAEIARLEWYREGRVPLHTLRADVDYGTSTAFTTYGTCGIKVWIFKGEILEHDPMAQDKRMNDEGGRSGGRREQAA; encoded by the coding sequence ATGGGTCAGAAAGTTAACCCGATCGGTCTTCGGCTCGGCATCAACCGGACCTGGGACTCGCGCTGGTTCGCCGGCAAAGGCGAGTACGCCAAGCTGATGCATGAGGACATGGCGATCCGCGAAGCTCTCATGAAGCAGCTGAAGCAGGCCGCCGTTTCGAAGATCGTCATCGAACGTCCGCACAAGAAGTGTCGCGTCACCATCCACTCGGGTCGTCCGGGCGTGGTGATCGGCAAGAAGGGCGCCGACATCGAGAAGCTGCGCAAGCTCGTCTCGAAGATGACCGACGCCGATGTGGCGATCAACATTGTCGAGGTCCGTAAGCCGGAAGTCGACGCTACGCTGGTGGCCGACTCGATCGCCCAGCAGCTCGAGCGCCGTGTCGCTTTCCGCCGCGCCATGAAGCGTGCCGTTCAATCGGCCATGCGTCTGGGCGCCGAGGGTATCCGTATCAACTGCTCGGGCCGTCTGGGTGGCGCTGAAATCGCCCGCCTCGAATGGTACCGCGAGGGCCGCGTTCCGCTGCACACCCTGCGTGCGGACGTGGATTACGGTACGTCCACGGCCTTCACGACCTATGGCACCTGCGGCATCAAGGTCTGGATCTTCAAGGGCGAAATCCTTGAGCACGATCCGATGGCCCAGGACAAGCGGATGAACGACGAAGGAGGCCGCTCCGGTGGCCGCCGCGAGCAGGCGGCGTAA
- the rplD gene encoding 50S ribosomal protein L4, whose translation MKLDVTTLEGASAGSVDLNEAIFGLEPRADLLARCVRWQLAKRQAGTHAVKNRSDIDRTTKKVYKQKGTGSARHGAASAPQFRGGGRAFGPQVRSHAHDLPKKVRALALKHALSSKAKDASLVVIDDVKLSEPKTKALVERFGKLGLGNALIIGGAEIETNFQRAARNIPNIDVLPVQGINVYDILRREKLVLTKSAVDALEARFK comes from the coding sequence ATGAAGCTTGATGTCACCACGCTCGAAGGCGCGAGCGCCGGATCGGTCGACCTGAACGAGGCCATCTTCGGACTCGAGCCGCGCGCCGACCTGCTCGCCCGCTGCGTTCGCTGGCAGCTCGCTAAGCGCCAGGCCGGCACGCACGCCGTCAAGAATCGTTCGGACATCGACCGGACGACCAAGAAGGTCTACAAGCAGAAGGGCACCGGCAGCGCCCGCCACGGCGCCGCGAGTGCTCCCCAGTTCCGGGGCGGCGGTCGTGCCTTCGGCCCGCAGGTCCGCAGCCATGCGCACGACCTGCCCAAGAAGGTCCGCGCTCTTGCCCTGAAGCATGCGCTCTCGTCCAAGGCCAAGGACGCCTCGCTCGTCGTGATCGACGACGTGAAGCTCTCCGAGCCGAAGACGAAGGCTCTCGTCGAGCGCTTCGGCAAGCTCGGCCTCGGCAACGCGCTGATCATCGGCGGCGCCGAGATCGAGACGAACTTCCAGCGGGCTGCTCGCAACATCCCGAACATCGACGTCCTGCCGGTGCAGGGCATCAACGTCTATGACATCCTGCGTCGCGAGAAGCTCGTTCTCACGAAGTCGGCTGTCGATGCGCTGGAGGCGCGTTTCAAATGA
- the fusA gene encoding elongation factor G yields MPRTHAIEDYRNFGIMAHIDAGKTTTTERILYYTGKSHKIGEVHEGAATMDWMEQEQERGITITSAATTCFWNDKRLNIIDTPGHVDFTIEVERSLRVLDGAVCVLDGNQGVEPQTETVWRQADKYDVPRIVFVNKMDKTGADFFKCVADIIDRVAGKPVCLQLPIGAESNFQGVIDLIKMKAIVWNGEALGASFSEEEIPADLKDQAVEYRGKLIEAAVEMDDEAMMAYLDGQEPDDATLRRLVRTAVQRRAFHPVLCGSAFKNKGVQPLLDAVVDFLPSPVDRGEVEGIDFKTEEETVRKPSDQDPFAMLAFKIMDDPFVGTITFCRVYSGKVEAGSSILNSTRDKKERVGRMLLMHANNREDIKEAYAGDIVALAGLKDVRTGDTLCDPIKAVILERMEFPEPVIEIAIEPKSKADQEKLGLALSKLAAEDPSFRVSTDQESGQTILKGMGELHLDIKVDILRRTYKVDANIGAPQVAYRETITKKAEIDYTHKKQTGGTGQFARVKLVVQPNDQGAGFSFESKIVGGAVPKEYIPGVEKGLQSVVGAGVIAGFPVVDVKVELIDGAFHEVDSSALAFEIASRAALREALQKGGSVLLEPVMKVEVVTPEDYTGSVIGDLNSRRGQIQGQDMRGNAVVINAMVPLANMFGYVNTLRSMSQGRANYTMQFDHYEQVPSNVAAEVQAKYA; encoded by the coding sequence ATGCCCCGCACGCACGCGATTGAGGACTACCGCAATTTCGGCATCATGGCCCACATTGATGCCGGCAAGACCACTACGACCGAGCGCATCCTGTACTACACTGGTAAGTCCCACAAGATCGGTGAAGTGCACGAGGGTGCCGCCACCATGGACTGGATGGAGCAGGAGCAGGAGCGTGGCATCACGATCACATCCGCTGCCACCACCTGCTTCTGGAACGACAAGCGCCTGAACATCATCGACACCCCCGGCCACGTCGACTTCACCATCGAAGTCGAGCGTTCGCTGCGCGTGCTCGACGGCGCCGTCTGCGTTCTCGACGGCAACCAGGGCGTCGAGCCCCAGACCGAGACCGTCTGGCGCCAGGCCGACAAGTACGACGTGCCCCGCATCGTGTTCGTCAACAAGATGGACAAGACCGGCGCCGACTTCTTCAAGTGCGTGGCCGACATCATCGACCGCGTGGCCGGCAAGCCCGTCTGCCTTCAGCTGCCGATCGGCGCCGAGAGCAACTTCCAGGGCGTGATCGACCTCATCAAGATGAAGGCGATCGTCTGGAACGGCGAGGCTCTGGGCGCTTCCTTCAGCGAGGAAGAGATCCCGGCCGACCTGAAGGACCAGGCTGTCGAGTATCGCGGCAAGCTGATCGAAGCTGCCGTCGAGATGGACGACGAGGCCATGATGGCTTACCTGGACGGCCAGGAGCCGGACGACGCGACCCTGCGCCGCCTGGTTCGTACCGCCGTGCAGCGCCGCGCGTTCCACCCGGTCCTGTGCGGATCGGCGTTCAAGAACAAGGGCGTTCAGCCGCTCCTCGACGCCGTCGTCGACTTCCTGCCGTCCCCCGTCGATCGTGGCGAGGTCGAAGGCATCGACTTCAAGACGGAAGAAGAGACCGTCCGCAAGCCGTCCGACCAGGACCCCTTCGCCATGCTCGCCTTCAAGATCATGGACGATCCCTTCGTGGGCACGATCACCTTCTGCCGCGTGTACTCGGGCAAGGTCGAGGCCGGTTCCTCGATCCTGAACTCGACCCGCGACAAGAAGGAGCGCGTCGGCCGCATGCTGCTCATGCATGCGAACAACCGCGAGGACATCAAGGAAGCTTATGCCGGCGACATCGTCGCCCTGGCCGGCCTCAAGGACGTCCGCACCGGCGACACGCTCTGCGATCCGATCAAGGCCGTGATCCTCGAGCGCATGGAGTTCCCGGAGCCGGTGATCGAGATCGCCATCGAGCCGAAGTCGAAGGCCGACCAGGAAAAGCTGGGCCTGGCACTCTCGAAGCTGGCTGCCGAGGACCCGTCCTTCCGCGTCTCGACCGACCAGGAGTCCGGTCAGACGATCCTGAAGGGCATGGGCGAGCTTCACCTCGACATCAAGGTCGATATTCTCCGTCGCACCTACAAGGTCGATGCGAACATCGGCGCTCCGCAGGTGGCTTATCGTGAGACGATCACGAAGAAGGCCGAGATCGACTACACCCACAAGAAGCAGACCGGCGGTACCGGCCAGTTCGCTCGCGTGAAGCTGGTTGTCCAGCCGAACGATCAGGGTGCGGGCTTCTCCTTCGAGTCGAAGATCGTCGGCGGTGCGGTTCCGAAGGAATACATCCCGGGTGTCGAAAAGGGCCTCCAGTCGGTTGTCGGCGCTGGCGTGATCGCCGGCTTCCCGGTGGTTGACGTCAAGGTCGAGCTCATCGACGGCGCCTTCCACGAAGTCGACTCGTCGGCCCTGGCCTTCGAAATCGCTTCTCGCGCCGCTCTCCGTGAGGCCCTCCAGAAGGGCGGATCGGTTCTGCTCGAGCCGGTGATGAAGGTCGAGGTCGTGACCCCCGAGGACTACACGGGTTCAGTCATCGGCGACCTCAACTCCCGTCGTGGCCAAATCCAGGGTCAGGACATGCGCGGCAACGCCGTGGTCATCAACGCGATGGTCCCGCTCGCCAACATGTTCGGCTACGTGAACACCCTGCGCTCCATGAGCCAGGGCCGGGCCAACTACACGATGCAGTTCGACCACTACGAGCAGGTGCCGTCGAACGTGGCTGCTGAGGTTCAGGCGAAGTACGCCTGA
- the rplE gene encoding 50S ribosomal protein L5, with amino-acid sequence MAKAQVDGYTPRLKKHYEEVVRPKLIEEFGYKNPMEVPTIEKIVLNMGVGESTADSKKASVAAADLALIAGQKPVITKARKAISQFKVRENMPIGAKVTLRKVRMYEFLDRLVTIALPRVRDFRGLNPKSFDGRGNYAMGIKEHLVFPEINYDRVEQVWGMDVVITTTAKTDEEARALLRHFNFPFRQ; translated from the coding sequence ATGGCTAAGGCTCAGGTGGACGGCTACACGCCGCGGCTGAAGAAGCACTACGAGGAAGTGGTGCGTCCGAAGCTCATTGAAGAATTCGGCTACAAGAACCCCATGGAAGTGCCGACGATCGAGAAGATCGTGCTCAACATGGGCGTTGGCGAGTCGACCGCCGACTCGAAGAAGGCTTCGGTCGCTGCGGCTGACCTCGCTCTCATCGCCGGCCAGAAGCCGGTGATCACGAAGGCCCGCAAGGCTATCTCGCAGTTCAAGGTCCGCGAGAACATGCCGATCGGCGCCAAGGTCACGCTGCGCAAGGTTCGCATGTACGAGTTCCTTGACCGTCTCGTGACCATTGCTCTCCCGCGCGTCCGCGACTTCCGGGGCTTGAACCCCAAGTCGTTCGACGGCCGCGGCAACTACGCAATGGGCATCAAGGAGCACCTCGTGTTCCCTGAGATCAATTACGATAGGGTCGAGCAGGTTTGGGGCATGGACGTCGTCATCACCACCACGGCGAAGACCGACGAAGAAGCCCGCGCCCTGCTGCGTCACTTCAACTTCCCGTTCCGGCAGTGA
- the rplC gene encoding 50S ribosomal protein L3, whose amino-acid sequence MRSGVIAQKVGMTRIFTDAGEHVPVTVLKVDSCQVVAHRTMEKNGYTALQVGVGKAKVKNVSKAERGSFAVAQVEPKRKLAEFRVSEDAVIPVGAEITADHFIAGQFVDVTGITTGKGFAGGMKRWNFGGLRATHGVSVSHRSIGSTGGRQDPGKTFKNKKMPGHLGVERVTTQNLRVVSTDVERGLILVEGAVPGVAGGWIFVRDAVKRKLPKEVPMPGAFRTGNEAAPAAQAEQAQEENA is encoded by the coding sequence ATGCGCTCAGGCGTCATTGCACAGAAAGTCGGGATGACCCGCATCTTCACGGATGCCGGCGAACATGTCCCGGTCACGGTTCTGAAGGTCGACAGCTGCCAGGTCGTCGCCCACCGGACCATGGAGAAGAACGGCTACACCGCGCTGCAGGTCGGCGTCGGCAAGGCCAAGGTCAAGAACGTTTCGAAGGCCGAGCGCGGCAGTTTCGCCGTGGCCCAGGTCGAGCCGAAGCGCAAGCTCGCGGAGTTCCGCGTGTCCGAGGATGCTGTCATCCCGGTCGGCGCCGAGATCACCGCTGATCACTTCATTGCCGGTCAGTTCGTGGACGTCACGGGCATCACCACCGGTAAGGGCTTCGCCGGCGGCATGAAGCGCTGGAACTTCGGCGGACTGCGCGCCACGCACGGCGTGTCGGTCTCCCACCGGTCGATCGGTTCGACCGGCGGACGCCAGGATCCGGGCAAGACGTTCAAGAACAAGAAAATGCCGGGTCACCTGGGCGTCGAGCGCGTCACCACGCAGAACCTGCGTGTCGTGTCGACCGACGTCGAGCGCGGTCTGATCCTCGTCGAGGGCGCCGTTCCGGGCGTCGCCGGCGGCTGGATCTTCGTCCGCGACGCGGTGAAGCGCAAGCTGCCGAAGGAAGTGCCGATGCCCGGCGCGTTCCGCACCGGCAATGAGGCTGCGCCGGCCGCCCAGGCTGAGCAGGCCCAAGAGGAGAACGCGTGA
- the tuf gene encoding elongation factor Tu, producing MAKEKFQRNKPHCNIGTIGHVDHGKTSLTAAITKVLAESGGATFTAYDQIDKAPEEKARGITISTAHVEYETTNRHYAHVDCPGHADYVKNMITGAAQMDGAILVVSSADGPMPQTREHILLARQVGVPALVVFMNKVDMVDDAELLDLVELEVRELLSKYDFPGDDIPIVKGSALCALEDRSPEIGRDRVLELMAEVDRYIPQPERPVDLPFLMPIEDVFSISGRGTVVTGRVERGIVKVGEEVEIVGLRDTQKTTVTGVEMFRKLLDQGQAGDNVGVLLRGTKREDVERGQVLCKPGSIKPHTKFKAEAYILTKEEGGRHTPFFGNYRPQFYFRTTDVTGVVKLPEGTEMVMPGDNITMEVELIAPIAMEEKLRFAIREGGRTVGAGVVAAVMD from the coding sequence ATGGCGAAGGAAAAGTTTCAGCGCAATAAGCCGCACTGCAACATTGGGACGATTGGTCACGTGGACCATGGCAAGACGTCTCTGACGGCGGCGATCACGAAGGTTCTGGCGGAGTCGGGCGGGGCGACGTTTACGGCGTACGACCAGATCGACAAGGCTCCGGAAGAGAAGGCGCGCGGCATCACGATCTCGACCGCGCACGTGGAGTACGAGACCACGAACCGGCACTACGCCCACGTGGACTGCCCCGGTCACGCCGACTACGTGAAGAACATGATCACGGGTGCGGCGCAGATGGACGGGGCGATCCTGGTGGTGTCGTCGGCTGACGGCCCGATGCCGCAGACGCGCGAGCACATCCTGCTGGCGCGCCAGGTGGGCGTTCCGGCCCTGGTGGTGTTCATGAACAAGGTCGACATGGTGGACGACGCCGAGCTGCTCGACCTGGTTGAGCTGGAGGTGCGCGAGCTTCTGTCGAAGTACGACTTCCCGGGCGACGACATCCCGATCGTGAAGGGCTCGGCCCTGTGCGCTCTGGAGGACCGTTCGCCTGAGATCGGCCGGGACCGGGTTCTCGAGCTGATGGCCGAGGTGGACCGCTACATCCCGCAGCCGGAGCGTCCGGTGGATCTGCCGTTCCTGATGCCGATCGAGGACGTGTTCTCGATCTCGGGCCGCGGCACGGTGGTGACGGGTCGCGTCGAGCGCGGCATCGTGAAGGTCGGCGAGGAAGTGGAGATCGTGGGTCTGCGCGACACGCAGAAGACCACGGTGACGGGCGTCGAGATGTTCCGCAAGCTGCTCGACCAGGGCCAGGCGGGCGACAACGTGGGCGTTCTGCTGCGCGGCACGAAGCGCGAGGACGTGGAGCGCGGCCAGGTGCTGTGCAAGCCGGGCTCGATCAAGCCGCACACGAAGTTCAAGGCCGAGGCCTACATCCTGACGAAGGAAGAGGGCGGTCGTCATACGCCGTTCTTCGGCAACTACCGTCCGCAGTTCTACTTCCGCACGACGGACGTGACCGGCGTGGTGAAGCTGCCTGAGGGCACCGAGATGGTGATGCCGGGCGACAACATCACCATGGAAGTGGAGCTGATTGCTCCGATCGCCATGGAAGAGAAGCTGCGCTTCGCCATCCGCGAAGGCGGCCGTACCGTCGGCGCCGGCGTCGTCGCCGCCGTGATGGATTGA
- the rplP gene encoding 50S ribosomal protein L16 has protein sequence MLQPKKTKFRKQFKGRISGTAKGGTDLNFGQFGLKAMEPERVNARQIEAARRAITRAMKRAGRVWIRIFPDVPVSTKPTEVRMGKGKGAPEYWAAKVKPGRIMFEIDGVPEDIAREALRLGAAKLPIKTRFIQRIAE, from the coding sequence ATGTTGCAACCGAAGAAAACCAAGTTCCGTAAGCAATTCAAGGGCCGCATCTCTGGCACCGCGAAGGGCGGCACGGACCTCAACTTCGGCCAGTTCGGCCTGAAGGCGATGGAACCCGAGCGCGTCAACGCTCGTCAGATCGAGGCGGCTCGCCGCGCCATCACCCGCGCGATGAAGCGTGCGGGCCGGGTGTGGATCCGCATCTTCCCGGACGTGCCTGTGTCGACCAAGCCGACCGAAGTGCGTATGGGTAAGGGTAAGGGCGCTCCCGAGTACTGGGCGGCTAAGGTCAAGCCTGGCCGTATCATGTTCGAGATCGACGGCGTGCCGGAGGATATCGCTCGCGAGGCTCTTCGCCTCGGCGCCGCGAAGCTCCCAATCAAGACGCGCTTCATCCAGCGCATTGCCGAGTAA
- the rpmC gene encoding 50S ribosomal protein L29, producing MKSKQRASDLNAMSQDQLTDELLNLKKEQFNLRFQRATGQLENTGRVREVRRDIARVKTLQRQKAAAAKA from the coding sequence ATGAAGTCTAAGCAGAGAGCCTCCGACCTCAACGCGATGTCGCAGGACCAGCTGACGGACGAGCTGCTGAACCTGAAGAAGGAGCAGTTCAACCTCCGCTTCCAGCGCGCCACCGGCCAGCTCGAGAACACCGGACGTGTCCGCGAAGTCCGTCGGGACATCGCCCGCGTCAAGACGCTGCAGCGCCAGAAGGCCGCTGCGGCGAAGGCTTAA
- the rplN gene encoding 50S ribosomal protein L14 encodes MIQMQTNLDVADNSGARRVMCIKVLGGSKRKYASVGDIIVVSVKEAIPRGRVKKGDVMKAVVVRTAKDIRRADGSVIRFDRNAAVLINNQKEPVGTRIFGPVPRELRAKNHMKIISLAPEVL; translated from the coding sequence ATGATCCAGATGCAGACGAATCTTGACGTCGCCGATAATTCCGGCGCCCGTCGCGTGATGTGCATCAAGGTTCTCGGCGGTTCGAAGCGTAAGTACGCTTCCGTGGGCGATATCATCGTCGTATCCGTAAAAGAGGCTATTCCGCGCGGCCGCGTGAAGAAGGGCGATGTCATGAAGGCAGTCGTCGTTCGCACCGCGAAGGACATCCGCCGCGCTGACGGCTCAGTCATCCGCTTCGACCGGAATGCCGCCGTTCTGATCAACAATCAGAAAGAGCCGGTCGGCACCCGAATCTTCGGCCCGGTTCCGCGTGAACTGCGTGCCAAGAACCACATGAAAATCATTTCGCTTGCGCCGGAGGTGCTCTAA
- the rpsJ gene encoding 30S ribosomal protein S10 produces MNGQNIRIRLKAFDHRILDASTREIVSTAKRTGAQVRGPIPLPTRIERFTVLRSPHIDKKSREQFEMRTHKRVLDIVDPTPQTVDALMKLDLAAGVDVEIKL; encoded by the coding sequence ATGAACGGTCAAAACATTCGTATTCGCCTTAAGGCGTTCGACCACAGGATCCTCGACGCTTCGACACGGGAAATCGTGTCGACCGCGAAGCGGACCGGCGCTCAGGTTCGCGGGCCCATCCCGCTGCCGACGCGCATCGAGCGCTTTACGGTGCTTCGCTCGCCGCACATCGACAAGAAGTCGCGCGAGCAGTTCGAGATGCGCACTCACAAGCGTGTTCTCGATATCGTGGACCCCACCCCGCAGACGGTTGACGCTCTGATGAAGCTCGATCTCGCTGCTGGTGTGGACGTGGAAATCAAGCTCTAA
- the rplB gene encoding 50S ribosomal protein L2: protein MALKTFKPITPGLRQLVIVDRSELYKGKPVKKLTEGKSSSGGRNNMGRVTVRFRGGGHKRTLRLVDFKRRARLGDAATVERIEYDPNRTAFIALIRYADGEQSYILAPQRLAVGDQVAAGEQVDIKPGNAMPIGNMPVGTIIHNVELKIGKGAALARSAGTYAQIVGRDQGYVTIRLSSGEQRLVHGQCFASVGAVSNPDHMNTSVGKAGRNRWLGKRPHNRGVAMNPIDHPHGGGEGRTSGGRHPVSPWGVPTKGKKTRSNKRTDKFIVSSRHARKK from the coding sequence ATGGCTTTGAAGACTTTCAAACCAATCACCCCCGGCCTGCGCCAGCTGGTGATCGTGGACCGCAGCGAGCTCTACAAGGGCAAGCCGGTCAAGAAGCTGACGGAGGGCAAGAGCTCCTCCGGCGGTCGTAACAATATGGGTCGCGTGACCGTCCGCTTCCGTGGCGGTGGTCACAAGCGCACCCTGCGCCTGGTCGACTTCAAGCGTCGCGCCCGTCTGGGCGATGCGGCGACCGTGGAGCGGATCGAGTACGATCCGAACCGCACCGCCTTCATCGCTCTGATCCGCTACGCCGACGGCGAGCAGTCGTACATCCTGGCTCCGCAGCGTCTGGCTGTCGGCGATCAGGTGGCGGCTGGCGAGCAGGTCGACATCAAGCCGGGCAATGCGATGCCGATCGGCAACATGCCGGTGGGAACGATCATCCACAACGTCGAGCTCAAGATCGGTAAGGGCGCGGCACTCGCCCGTTCCGCCGGTACCTACGCTCAGATCGTGGGTCGTGACCAGGGCTACGTGACGATCCGCCTAAGCTCGGGAGAGCAGCGCTTGGTCCATGGCCAGTGCTTCGCCAGTGTCGGCGCGGTGTCGAACCCGGACCACATGAACACCTCTGTCGGTAAGGCTGGTCGTAACCGGTGGCTCGGCAAGCGTCCGCACAACCGCGGCGTGGCCATGAACCCGATCGACCACCCGCACGGTGGTGGTGAGGGCCGTACCTCCGGTGGTCGTCATCCGGTGTCCCCGTGGGGCGTCCCGACCAAAGGCAAGAAAACCCGTTCGAACAAGCGGACCGACAAGTTCATCGTGTCGAGCCGCCACGCTCGGAAGAAGTAA
- the rpsS gene encoding 30S ribosomal protein S19: MARSLWKGPFVDGYLLKKAEAARSSGRNEVIKIWSRRSTILPQFVGLTFGVYNGQKHIPVNVNEEMVGHKFGEFSPTRTFHGHAADKKAKRK; this comes from the coding sequence ATGGCACGTTCGCTTTGGAAGGGTCCGTTCGTCGACGGCTACCTCCTCAAGAAGGCCGAGGCTGCCCGTTCCTCGGGCCGCAACGAGGTTATCAAGATCTGGAGCCGCCGCTCCACGATTCTCCCGCAGTTCGTGGGCCTCACTTTCGGGGTCTACAACGGTCAGAAGCACATTCCCGTCAACGTGAACGAGGAAATGGTGGGTCACAAGTTCGGCGAGTTCTCGCCGACCCGCACCTTCCACGGCCACGCGGCGGACAAGAAGGCGAAGAGGAAGTAA
- the rplV gene encoding 50S ribosomal protein L22, translated as MGKAATPRALSDTEAQAVARMLRVSPQKLNLVAALIRGKKVSAALADLEFSRKRIARDVKKCLESAIANAENNHNLDVDDLVVSQAFVGKALVMKRFHARARGRGARIMKPFSNLTIVVREVAEQA; from the coding sequence ATGGGTAAGGCCGCGACTCCTCGCGCACTGAGCGACACAGAGGCACAAGCCGTCGCTCGCATGCTGCGCGTCAGCCCCCAGAAGCTCAACCTTGTTGCGGCCCTTATCCGCGGCAAGAAGGTTTCTGCGGCTCTCGCCGATCTCGAGTTCTCCCGCAAGCGCATCGCGCGCGACGTGAAGAAGTGCCTCGAGAGCGCCATTGCGAACGCCGAGAACAACCACAATCTCGATGTGGACGATCTCGTCGTCAGCCAGGCCTTCGTCGGCAAGGCGCTTGTCATGAAGCGCTTCCACGCCCGGGCCCGCGGCCGGGGTGCTCGTATCATGAAGCCGTTCTCGAACCTCACGATCGTGGTTCGGGAAGTTGCCGAACAGGCATAA
- the rplX gene encoding 50S ribosomal protein L24, with translation MAAKIKKGDKVVVLTGRDKGKTGEVVQMLPKEERAVVRGVNLVKRHQRQTANAEGGIISKEASIHLSNLAYADPKDGKPTRVGFKVLEDGRKVRFAKRSGDLIDG, from the coding sequence ATGGCCGCGAAGATCAAGAAGGGCGATAAGGTCGTCGTCCTGACCGGTCGCGACAAGGGCAAGACCGGTGAAGTCGTGCAGATGCTCCCGAAGGAAGAGCGCGCGGTCGTCCGCGGCGTCAACCTCGTGAAGCGTCACCAGCGCCAGACGGCGAATGCCGAAGGTGGCATCATCTCGAAAGAGGCGAGCATCCATCTGTCGAACCTGGCCTATGCGGACCCGAAGGACGGCAAGCCGACTCGGGTTGGTTTCAAAGTTCTGGAAGACGGCCGCAAGGTCCGTTTCGCCAAGCGTTCGGGGGACCTGATCGATGGCTAA
- the rpsN gene encoding 30S ribosomal protein S14 produces the protein MAKKSAIEKNKHRRELVKKFAGRRERLLAVANDESKSMEERFEARLKLAELPRNASKTRIRNRCEITGRPRAYYRKLGMSRIALRELGNKGLIPGLVKSSW, from the coding sequence ATGGCAAAGAAAAGCGCTATTGAGAAGAACAAGCATCGTCGTGAGCTGGTGAAGAAGTTCGCCGGCCGTCGCGAGCGCCTTCTGGCGGTCGCCAACGACGAGTCGAAGTCCATGGAGGAGCGCTTCGAAGCGCGCCTCAAGCTGGCTGAGCTGCCGCGTAACGCGAGCAAGACCCGCATCCGCAACCGCTGCGAGATCACGGGCCGTCCGCGCGCCTACTACCGCAAACTCGGCATGTCCCGTATCGCTCTGCGGGAACTGGGCAACAAGGGCCTGATCCCGGGCCTCGTGAAGTCCAGCTGGTAA